The stretch of DNA ACCTCCGCGCCGACTGTCGTCCCGACCTCCGAGTTGGCATGGGTGATGTCAGTCGGACCAGATTCCGACGCCGTCCCGACTCGATGTCCCACATCGACGAACTTTCGTTCCATCGCTGTCTCCTTCCGCGTTTGCCGACGCTCCACTCGGACGAGGCACAGGAGCCGCAAGTGACGTGCCACGCAAGCGACTAACGGGATCCGGCACGCCAGAGCGGCATATCAGGGAGACACGGTCTCTGGGATCCGGGCTCTTCGGGCTCTCTCTGACATCTCGTCTCTGCGCTGGCCGTGACGCTGTGCCACCACGGCGGCCGTGGGCCTACGCGGCGTTACTTGGCAACGGCGGTCTTGAGGAGCGCAGCAGCGCAGCCCTCTGCTACGGCTCGATTGGGATCCGCCTGCCCTGGAAACGTTGCCCACCCGGCCTTCATCACGAATTCCGTCTGGTCATAGGACGACGTGATGGCCGTGAGCTCGCCGAGCTTTCCGCGGGCACCATCGGCCTTCTCTCCCGCGACACATATCGGCACGAGCGCACCGGTGACCGCGGCATCGGCCTGCCTCGCCGCCACCTGCTGGGCTGTGCTGTTCGTGGTCCATCCTCCCCACCCGAATCCTAGGATCATGGTGAGAACGCTGCCGACTACAGCGCCCCAGACCCCCGCCTTGAGCGACACGGTTTGCAGTTGCATCGAACGCCTCCTGGCACTCCGGAGAATATTTCAGTTGAGCTGCAACTGTAGAACGCCGCGGGCAGCCTGGATAGTGGACCAAAGTCCAGTCCGACCTGTTTCAATGGTCGTGGGATCCGTGCGAGTCACCGCATGCCCCACCAGCGGACCTCTCGATCCCGTTCAGAATCCGCAAGCACCGGCCGCCCGTCGACGCTTCACCGGCCCGTCGCCTGGACGCGCGGATTCAACGCGCCCGGCAGCCGCTCGTCTGCTTGGGGCGTCCAGGTCCCCGCCGCATACTCCCTTAATCCCCTCAGGAGCACCTGGCGTAGCGTGGTCCCTTCTCTCGCAGCACGGATCCGCGCCGCTTGCTGCACCTCGATGGGTACGCCGCGCAGCAAGTAGATCCCCGTGGTCGCCAGCCGCGCAAGTACGCGAGTCGGCGTGGGCCGTGGTCCTGTCTGCCCATCAGGCTCGGCGGCGAGTCCAGAAACGGCTCCCGCCGCACCACGCGAGGGGCGGCCAAGCTCGGCCAGCCGAAGCCGTGCCTTGCGCTCCCGGGCACCGGGCTCACGCGGCCAACCGAGCCGTTGCACGACGATCGCACTGGTTGCCAGGACGAACCCGATGACGAACGTGACGACCATCCCGGCTGGAAAAGCGGCCATAGCCAGGAGTACGCCGCCCCCGATGAGGCTCGCACCAATGCCGAGGGCCATGTCGACGATCAATCCGTACCCTCGCCGGTGCATCAAGTTTTCGGACAGCCAGCCGGCACTGAGGCTGGCAAGAATCCACATCGGACCCACATGTACGATCTGTTCATTCATCGTCCCCGTCCCTCCCTGCGCTGGGCCGGCCTCGCTGATTGGCCGGGCCGCAGAGCCACCCTATGACCAGCAGGCTCACAACTACGGCCAGAATGCTCAGAACGCCGTCCAAAGCCTGGCCGTTGTCGGGAGGCCTTGCTCGCTCGCGGGCTCTCGGGATCGCGGATGATAGCTGACCGACGAGGCCTGTGGAGCGGAGCAAATCATTTTTTACCAAAGCCCGGCTCGGGACGATCGGCGAGGCCGACCTGCCGGATCTTGTACAGCATCGCCTTGTAGCTGATCTTGAGGAGCCGCGCGGCTTCCGCCCGGTTCCAGCGCACTTTCTCGAGCACTTCCTTGATCACCGCCTTCTCGGCCGCCCTGGCCGCGTGCCGGGCGATGTCCTTCAGCCCCATCTCCGTCACGGGCGTCGAGGGCGCCTGGTGTAACGGTGCTGCGGCCGGCACGGCGCCCTCCGGCTGTTGGGTACAAGGTTTCTCGCTCCGGAACGCGAGCTCCTGCGCGATCAGTGCCTCGGTCTGGAGCACCACGGCGCGCTTGATCATGTTCTCGAGCTCCCGGACGTTGCCAGGCCAGGCGTAGTCCTGGAGCAATCGGATGGTTCCCGCCGAGATCTTCAAGGCGTCCCGGTTGTACTGTCGGCAGAAGCGGCTCATGAAGTACTCCACGAGGACCGGAATCTCCTCCCGGCGCTCTCGGAGTGGCGGCATGGAGATGGCCACCACGTTGAGCCGGTAATACAGGTCCTCGCGGAACAGCCCGGTCGTCATTATCGAAGCCAGATCCTTGTTGGTGGCCGCGATCAGTCGAGCGTCCGAGGTGATGACCTCGCTGCCTCCGACCCGAAAGAACTGGCAATCCTGAAGGACGTGGAGCAGCTTGGCCTGTAGCCCCAGCGGCATCTCCCCGATCTCGTCGAGAAGGAAGGTGCCTCGATGGGCAAGCTCGAACTTACCCGGCTTTCGACGATGGGCTCCAGTAAAGGCGCCCTTTTCGTGGCCGAACAGCTCGGACTCGAGCAGGTCCCCCGGCAACGACGCGCAGTTGATCTTCATGAATGGCTTGTCTTGTCGGTCGGAAATGGAGTGGATGGCCCGCGCCACCATCTCCTTGCCAGTGCCACTCTCACCCTGAAGCAGGATCGTGGCGTTCGTGTCGGCCGCGCGCCGGACGACATCTCCGACCGCCCGCATCCGCTCGCTGTTCTGGAACAGTAAATCAAGGTCCACCGCCGCCCGGCGGCCGCCCGAGCCGTTCCCACCCTGTGCCGCGACAAGGTTGTACATGCAGTTCACGTATGCCGACGGTTCAACTCGAGGTACGTGCAAGCTTGACAGGCGCGCCGACAATCTTGACGAGTCTGACCGCCGCGAGGCAACGAACCACCACCCACGACGGATCGAACTCAAACCGTCGCATGCTGAACTTCGGTGCGCGCGGGTGTGCATGATGATTGTTGTGGAGACTCTCTCCGCCCGTCACCCAGGCGAGTACCCGGGAGTTATAGGCCGTGTTGCCAAAGTTTTGAGCCCCTCGCCAGTGCCCGAGGCCGTTGATCAGCGGGGCCAGCACGAAAACATATAGGATTGCGTGCGTCAGCCCGGCCATCAGGCCGACCCACATCCCGAACACCGAGCACAGCAGCGCGATGCCGAGCGCGAGGCCCGTCAGTCCCCGGGAGAAGACCACCCGATCCAGCCAGTCCTCTGCGATGTCGGGCGCAAACGTTCGGATAGTCTCCGGGTTGCGGGCTTCCCGCATGTAGTAGTAGACGTTCCAGAACTGGACATGCCAGAACCCCAGCAGCTGAGGGCTGTGAGGGTCTCCCTCCCGGTCCGTGAAGGTGTGATGCTTGCGATGCACGGCGACCCACTCACGCCGGCTCTGGCCGGTGGTGAGCCAGAGTACAGCCCGGCAGCACGCGTCCGTGACCCGATCCAGGCGTAGCGCGCGATGCGCGAGCCCGCGGTGCAGATAGACGGATGTGGCGATGACGGCGATCTGGGTCAGCGTGAAGGCGATCAGCGGGACGATCCACCAGTGATATGGCACCGTATCCTCCGTGCAGCGATCCATTGGCCGCCTTTCGAGAGGCGGCGTTCCGAGACCGGCGCGCCCGGCGCACTCGCTCCGACCAGAGCCGCGACGATGCTCACCAGTTCCGAGCGTCCACCGACTTCGCCGCACGCAGCCTCCGGATCAGCGCGTAGCCATCCTCGTCGGCCATCTTGATATCCGAGAGCACGACATCGGGCCGCTCTCGTTCCAGGGCTTCGAGCGCTTCCGCCACCCCGCCGGCGGCGGTCACCGCCGCGCCACACTCCACGAGACGCCGGCTGATGACCTCGCGCACGAGCCCGTGGTCTTCCACGACCAGCACACGCACCCCGTCCAGCGGGGAATCATGCACGACCTGGTGTCCCCATGGTCACCTCCGCCGCGCCAGACTCGGCCCAGTCGCCCATAGCCAGCTTCGCGCATCTCCCCTTCATGGATACGCCGCTCGTCCCGCGGAATCTGTCCAGACTTGAACAACGCGATCTGTATCGAATTGGACACTAAGCGGATGCGCGTCCTCGGCGTCGGTGTATTCGTCCAGGGGCTCGTGCTGCACACGATGACGCGCGGGCGGGTCCGCCCTCTCCCCTCTGGGGGAGCGACAACTAGGGCCGCGGCCTGCCGAGGCCCTGGGGCTCGTCGCTCGAGAGCTCCGACGCGCTGCGGGGCGGCACCGCGGAGCTGACAACGTCCGCCATCGACGCGGCCCGGTGCGCCAGCCAATGCTGATAACCGACTGACAGAACGGCGACGGCCGGAATCGCCAGGAAGATGCCAGCCACACCCCCAAGCTCGGCGCCGCAGAGAATCGCCAGGATCACCGCCAGCGGATGCAGCCGCACTCCGTGCCCGATGAGTCGCGGATAGACGACGTAGTCCTGCGCGAGCCGCAGTACACCCAAGAAGAGCAAGACCAGAAATGCGAGCGCGAGCGAGTGGAAGCTCGCTACCAGCACGGCAATGCCGGCGATCACGAGCGGTCCCACCAGCGGAATGAACTCCAGGAGGCCGGCTAACAGGCCGAGCACGAGAGCATACGGTACGTTGATGAGGATGAATCCAATCGTACAGACGACCCCGACCAGCAGACAGGCCAGCAACTGGGCCCGAACGTAAGCAGCGAGCACGCGGTTCACGTCACGAAGCAGGTCGTCGACCCGCCAGCGCAGACGACCCCGCGGTACCATCAGCAGCGCCCCGCGACGGAAGCTATCCGCATCCTTCAGGAGGAAGAAGGCCAGGATCGGCACGAGGACGAGCCACGGCAGGAATCCAAGCAGGGCGACCAGACCCGCCAGGGCGGTGCTCGTTTGCTGCCCGGCTGCCGTCATCGTGCGCGCCGGCACGCTGTCAAGCGCCTCGCGGACGGCCGCCGGAAATCGCTCAGGCTTGATCACTCTGCTCCACCCCTGCACACGCTCGCGGACATGAGCGAAATAGGCCGGTGCCTGTTGCGCGAACTGCGCCGTCTGGCTACCGAGTCGGGGCAGCAAGAGGTAGAGGGCGCCGCCGAGGGAGCCGAACAGCATAAGATACACAATCACAATCGCCAGTCCCCGAGGCACCTCCCGCGTGCGGCCGCGCACCGGTATGCGACGACGACAGAGGTCGACAAGTGGACTCACCAGGTACGCGAAGAAGACCGCCAGCACCACCAGCAGAAGGACGCCCTTGAGGGCGTGGAGCAGCCAGAGGACGAGCGCGACACCGAGCACGATGAAGATCACGCGCAGAATCGATCGCGCGGGCGGCGAGCTCGCGGGAGCTGCTGTCGCGCGCCCGGTATCCGTATCCGGATCAGCGTGCCTCAGAATTCGTTCCCGGTCAGCCAACGTTGGTTTACTCACTCGAGCCGTCAGTACTCTGCTCAGAGTCATCAGCGTGAAGGCCCCTGCCCCAAGTCCGACGGACGAAAGACTTCCGGGCGCCTTGCCGGCGCGCCGATCTCGTCACCCGATCGCGATTCATTCGTAGTCCCGTAAGATTCGCACCGAGGTGGCCATGATGACGATCACGATCACCACAATGGGAACAATGCCGAAGATCGAACACAATACGGCCCGTGCCGTTGCCGGCAAGGGCCGCACCGTCAGCCCCGACCCGCCGGGCTAGAAGTCCCCGTGTGGCATCGGCGGGGCTACCGCGGACTTCTCCTCGGGCAGATCGGTGATGAGCGCCTCCGTGGTCAGCAGGAGCGACGCCACCGATGCCGCGTTCTCCAGCGCCACCCGCTCCACCTTGGTGGGGTCGATGATACCGGCCTGGATCATGTCCACGAACTCGAGCGACTCCGCATCGAAGCCGCGGGTCACCACCTTCTCCGCCTTGACCTTCTCCACGACCACGCTGCCCTCGAGCCCCGCATTCTCCACGATCTGGCGAATGGGCTCCTCGAGCGCGCGCTTGACGATCATGGCGCCGACCTTCTCGTCGCCTTCCAGCTTCACCCCGTCGATCGACGTCGAGGCGCGCAGCAGCGCCACCCCGCCGCCCGCTACGATGCCTTCCTCCACGGCCGCGCGCGTCGCGTTGAGCGCGTCCTCCACGCGGGCCTTCTTCTCCTTCATGGCCGTCTCGGTCGCGGCCCCCACCTTGATGACCGCGACGCCGCCGGCCAGCTTGGCCAGCCGCTCCTGCAGCTTCTCCCGATCGTAGTCCGAGGTGGTCTCCTCGATCTGGGCCCGGATCTGCTTGATGCGCCCCTCGATGACCGCGGTCTTGCCGGCCCCATCGATGATCGTGGTGTTGTCCTTGTCGATGACTACCTTTTTCGCCTTGCCCAAGTCCTCCAGCTTGATGTTCTCGAGCTTGATGCCGAGGTCCTCGGTGATGGCCTTGCCGCCGGTCAGAGTCGCGATGTCTTCCAGCATGGCCTTGCGGCGATCGCCGAAGCCCGGCGCCTTCACCGCAGCGCAGTGCAGCGTGCCACGCAGCTTGTTCACCACCAGGGTGGCCAGGGCCTCCCCCTCCACGTCCTCGGCGACGATCAGGAACGGCTTGCCCACGCGAGCCACCTGCTCCAGTAGCGGCAGCATGTCCTTCATCACGCTCAGCTTCTTCTCATAGATCAGGATCAGCGCATCCTCGAGCACAACCTCCATGCGCTCGGGGTCGGTGACGAAGTACGGCGAGAGATACCCGCGGTCGAACTGCATGCCCTCGACCACGTCCAGCGCGGTCTCGGCGGACTTGGACTCCTCGACCGTGATGACCCCGTCCTTGCCCACCTTCTCCATGGCCTCGGCGACCAGGTCGCCGATGGTCTTGTCGTTGTTGGAGGCGATGGAGGCGACCTGGGCGATCTCCTTCTTGTCCTTCGTGGACTTCGACATCTTCTTCAGCTCAGCGACGACGACCTCGACCGCCTTGTCGATACCCCGCTTGAGCCCCATGGGGTTGGCCCCGGCCGTGACGTTCTTCAGCCCGTCGCGGACGATCGCCTGCGCCAGCACGGTCGCCGTCGTCGTCCCGTCCCCGGCGATGTCGGAGGTCTTGGAGGCCACCTCCTTGATCATCTGGGCTCCCATGTCCTCATAGTTGTCCTTGAGCTCGATCTCCTTCGCGACCGTCACCCCGTCCTTGGTGATGGTCGGGCTTCCGAACTTCTTGTCGATGACCACATTGCGCCCCTTGGGGCCCATCGTGGCCTTCACGGCCGACGCCATGATGTTGACGCCGCGGAGCAGGGCGGCCCGCCCCTCGTCACTGAACAGGAGCTGCTTCGGCATTTGGTTCTCCTCCTCGATCGTTCGATGAAATGGACCGGCCCTCGGGGTCCGGTCGGGTTGGTGCCGTGCGGCCCCGCCTACCCGATGATCGCGAGCACGTCCTCTTCCTTCATGATCAGGTACTCCTGGTCGTCGACCTTCACCTCGGAGCCCGAGTACTTGCCGAAGAGGATCTTGTCGCCGGCCTTCACGTCCAGCGGGATCTTCTTGCCGTCTTCGTTCACCCTCCCGTTGCCCACCGCGATGACCTTGCCCTCTTGCGGCTTCTCCTTCGCGGTATCCGGAATGATGATGCCACCCTTCTTGACTTCCTTCTCCTCCTCGCGCTCGACGAGGATGCGATCATGTAACGGAC from Candidatus Methylomirabilota bacterium encodes:
- the groL gene encoding chaperonin GroEL (60 kDa chaperone family; promotes refolding of misfolded polypeptides especially under stressful conditions; forms two stacked rings of heptamers to form a barrel-shaped 14mer; ends can be capped by GroES; misfolded proteins enter the barrel where they are refolded when GroES binds) translates to MPKQLLFSDEGRAALLRGVNIMASAVKATMGPKGRNVVIDKKFGSPTITKDGVTVAKEIELKDNYEDMGAQMIKEVASKTSDIAGDGTTTATVLAQAIVRDGLKNVTAGANPMGLKRGIDKAVEVVVAELKKMSKSTKDKKEIAQVASIASNNDKTIGDLVAEAMEKVGKDGVITVEESKSAETALDVVEGMQFDRGYLSPYFVTDPERMEVVLEDALILIYEKKLSVMKDMLPLLEQVARVGKPFLIVAEDVEGEALATLVVNKLRGTLHCAAVKAPGFGDRRKAMLEDIATLTGGKAITEDLGIKLENIKLEDLGKAKKVVIDKDNTTIIDGAGKTAVIEGRIKQIRAQIEETTSDYDREKLQERLAKLAGGVAVIKVGAATETAMKEKKARVEDALNATRAAVEEGIVAGGGVALLRASTSIDGVKLEGDEKVGAMIVKRALEEPIRQIVENAGLEGSVVVEKVKAEKVVTRGFDAESLEFVDMIQAGIIDPTKVERVALENAASVASLLLTTEALITDLPEEKSAVAPPMPHGDF
- a CDS encoding fatty acid desaturase; this translates as MPYHWWIVPLIAFTLTQIAVIATSVYLHRGLAHRALRLDRVTDACCRAVLWLTTGQSRREWVAVHRKHHTFTDREGDPHSPQLLGFWHVQFWNVYYYMREARNPETIRTFAPDIAEDWLDRVVFSRGLTGLALGIALLCSVFGMWVGLMAGLTHAILYVFVLAPLINGLGHWRGAQNFGNTAYNSRVLAWVTGGESLHNNHHAHPRAPKFSMRRFEFDPSWVVVRCLAAVRLVKIVGAPVKLARTSS
- a CDS encoding response regulator, whose translation is MHDSPLDGVRVLVVEDHGLVREVISRRLVECGAAVTAAGGVAEALEALERERPDVVLSDIKMADEDGYALIRRLRAAKSVDARNW
- the groES gene encoding co-chaperone GroES, with translation MKIRPLHDRILVEREEEKEVKKGGIIIPDTAKEKPQEGKVIAVGNGRVNEDGKKIPLDVKAGDKILFGKYSGSEVKVDDQEYLIMKEEDVLAIIG
- a CDS encoding sigma-54 dependent transcriptional regulator, producing the protein MYNLVAAQGGNGSGGRRAAVDLDLLFQNSERMRAVGDVVRRAADTNATILLQGESGTGKEMVARAIHSISDRQDKPFMKINCASLPGDLLESELFGHEKGAFTGAHRRKPGKFELAHRGTFLLDEIGEMPLGLQAKLLHVLQDCQFFRVGGSEVITSDARLIAATNKDLASIMTTGLFREDLYYRLNVVAISMPPLRERREEIPVLVEYFMSRFCRQYNRDALKISAGTIRLLQDYAWPGNVRELENMIKRAVVLQTEALIAQELAFRSEKPCTQQPEGAVPAAAPLHQAPSTPVTEMGLKDIARHAARAAEKAVIKEVLEKVRWNRAEAARLLKISYKAMLYKIRQVGLADRPEPGFGKK
- a CDS encoding AI-2E family transporter, whose protein sequence is MIFIVLGVALVLWLLHALKGVLLLVVLAVFFAYLVSPLVDLCRRRIPVRGRTREVPRGLAIVIVYLMLFGSLGGALYLLLPRLGSQTAQFAQQAPAYFAHVRERVQGWSRVIKPERFPAAVREALDSVPARTMTAAGQQTSTALAGLVALLGFLPWLVLVPILAFFLLKDADSFRRGALLMVPRGRLRWRVDDLLRDVNRVLAAYVRAQLLACLLVGVVCTIGFILINVPYALVLGLLAGLLEFIPLVGPLVIAGIAVLVASFHSLALAFLVLLFLGVLRLAQDYVVYPRLIGHGVRLHPLAVILAILCGAELGGVAGIFLAIPAVAVLSVGYQHWLAHRAASMADVVSSAVPPRSASELSSDEPQGLGRPRP